In one Bacillus thuringiensis genomic region, the following are encoded:
- a CDS encoding LacI family DNA-binding transcriptional regulator, with product MANIKQIAKTAGVSISTVSRVLNNHPYVKEEKRKRVLDAVEELNYAKNINAVHLIKGKTYTIGVMLPFINLPYFSTIIEGIGNEALLAGYHINLCQTNYDSIEEIRVLEMMKMKQFDGMIICSRTSSWEQIEPFAKFAPIISCEKMKHPLISSIYVDHYEGFRLGTAYLLSRGHEKIGICLARKTSVNSMEREKAFADTLRNEGKTLHPEWIFHQCYTMQDGAQVLHRIVNMKNRPTAIFTANDQVAAGLLTEARKHGIRVPEDLAILGFDNHEISKALEISTIEHPGLAMGSHAFSLFHKQIQSEQIVSSAKELSFHLIERETV from the coding sequence ATGGCCAATATAAAACAAATTGCTAAAACTGCTGGTGTATCGATATCAACTGTTTCTCGTGTCCTGAATAATCACCCTTACGTAAAAGAAGAAAAGCGTAAGCGTGTTCTAGATGCTGTTGAAGAATTAAACTACGCAAAAAATATAAATGCTGTCCATTTAATAAAAGGGAAAACATATACAATTGGCGTTATGCTTCCTTTCATTAACCTCCCCTACTTCAGTACGATTATTGAAGGAATCGGAAACGAAGCGTTATTAGCTGGGTATCATATTAATTTATGTCAAACGAATTACGATAGCATTGAAGAAATTCGTGTTCTTGAAATGATGAAAATGAAACAATTTGATGGGATGATTATTTGCTCCCGAACGAGCTCTTGGGAACAAATCGAACCTTTTGCAAAATTTGCCCCTATTATTTCATGTGAAAAAATGAAGCATCCCCTCATTTCATCCATCTACGTAGATCATTATGAAGGTTTCCGTCTCGGTACTGCCTATTTACTAAGTAGAGGCCATGAAAAAATCGGAATTTGTTTAGCAAGAAAAACAAGTGTAAATTCCATGGAGCGCGAAAAAGCATTCGCCGATACACTTCGTAACGAAGGGAAAACGTTGCATCCTGAATGGATTTTCCACCAATGCTATACAATGCAGGATGGTGCACAAGTACTCCATCGTATTGTAAACATGAAAAATCGTCCAACTGCTATTTTTACAGCGAACGATCAAGTTGCAGCTGGTTTATTAACAGAGGCTCGAAAACATGGCATTCGAGTACCTGAAGACCTTGCTATCCTTGGATTTGATAATCATGAAATTTCAAAGGCATTAGAAATTTCCACAATTGAACATCCCGGTCTCGCAATGGGCTCACATGCTTTTTCTTTATTCCATAAGCAGATCCAAAGCGAGCAAATTGTCAGCAGTGCAAAAGAGCTTTCATTCCATTTAATTGAGCGAGAGACTGTCTAA
- a CDS encoding TetR/AcrR family transcriptional regulator, whose translation MKMTANRIKAVALSHFARYGYEGTSLANIAQEVGIKKPSIYAHFKGKEELYFICLESALQKDLQSFTDDIEKFSNSSTEELLLQLLKGYAKRFGESEESMFWLRTSYFPPDAFREQIIEKANAHIENVGKLLFPIFKQANEQSELHNIEVKDALEAFLCLLDGLMVELLFAGLNRFETRLNASWQVFWRGLSN comes from the coding sequence ATGAAAATGACAGCAAACCGCATTAAAGCTGTAGCACTTTCTCATTTCGCACGCTACGGCTACGAAGGAACTTCATTAGCAAATATTGCTCAAGAAGTTGGGATTAAAAAGCCATCGATTTACGCACACTTTAAAGGAAAAGAAGAGCTATATTTTATATGCTTAGAATCCGCTCTTCAAAAAGATTTACAAAGCTTCACTGACGATATCGAAAAATTTTCAAATTCGTCTACTGAAGAATTGCTCTTACAATTACTAAAGGGCTACGCAAAACGATTTGGTGAAAGTGAAGAATCAATGTTTTGGTTACGAACTTCTTATTTTCCGCCTGATGCATTTCGCGAACAAATTATCGAAAAAGCGAATGCGCACATTGAAAACGTCGGAAAACTTTTATTCCCTATATTTAAACAGGCAAACGAGCAAAGTGAACTGCATAACATTGAAGTGAAAGACGCTCTAGAAGCTTTTCTATGCTTACTGGACGGACTTATGGTTGAACTACTATTCGCAGGTTTAAATCGCTTTGAGACTCGTTTAAACGCCTCTTGGCAAGTATTTTGGCGAGGCCTTTCAAACTGA
- a CDS encoding DUF3975 family protein — MWKEKGKKILAWITLGIVILLQISFHIIESLFHKVLSILTFLPNMTLEIISIVWSIIASIAIVIIWSIAKLWNKLLKKDSTSEKE, encoded by the coding sequence ATGTGGAAAGAAAAAGGAAAGAAAATATTAGCATGGATCACACTTGGTATCGTCATTCTATTACAAATAAGTTTTCATATAATAGAATCATTGTTTCATAAAGTATTATCCATTCTCACATTCCTTCCTAACATGACACTTGAAATTATATCGATTGTTTGGTCCATTATCGCCTCCATTGCAATCGTCATTATATGGAGTATCGCCAAACTATGGAATAAGTTATTAAAAAAGGACAGTACTTCTGAAAAAGAATAA
- a CDS encoding ABC-2 transporter permease, whose product MKPLILKDFIIQWKFLVWYILYPVFFYMALTDTENLFIIMSVIITIGATVKTFEADSKNESEVIVNSLPILRKQIVYAKYIVAIIILFISVTVGCFTMGMKSGVNLFEFIETTMVASISFILLYLSFVLPISFWLGYKKTIFITIVIFMAPIVVLEALFQINLEQIQLYNSLLFISSMCMFIASIFVSVKIYEKREF is encoded by the coding sequence ATCAAGCCACTAATTTTAAAAGATTTCATCATTCAATGGAAATTTTTAGTTTGGTACATATTGTATCCTGTTTTCTTTTATATGGCCTTAACAGATACGGAAAATTTGTTCATCATTATGTCAGTAATTATTACAATTGGGGCAACAGTAAAAACATTTGAAGCAGATAGTAAAAATGAGAGTGAAGTTATAGTAAATAGTTTACCAATATTGAGAAAACAAATTGTGTATGCGAAATATATAGTAGCAATTATTATTCTTTTTATAAGTGTAACGGTCGGTTGTTTCACGATGGGAATGAAGAGCGGGGTTAACTTATTTGAATTTATTGAAACGACAATGGTTGCTAGTATTAGCTTTATTTTATTGTATTTAAGTTTTGTTTTACCAATATCCTTTTGGCTAGGGTATAAGAAAACCATTTTCATTACGATAGTAATATTCATGGCACCGATAGTTGTTTTAGAAGCTTTGTTTCAAATTAACTTAGAACAAATTCAACTATACAACAGCTTGTTATTCATTAGTTCAATGTGCATGTTCATAGCATCTATCTTTGTTTCAGTAAAAATATATGAAAAAAGAGAATTTTAA
- a CDS encoding DMT family transporter, giving the protein MAWIYVILAGIIEIFWVIGLKHAEAPLQWAGVALLITISFVLLFRAYKDLPVGTVYAVFTGIGAGGIVLTEIFVFGEPFSIVKVLLIGLIFFGVIGLKRVTEEKEAKEAA; this is encoded by the coding sequence ATGGCATGGATTTATGTAATCTTAGCTGGTATTATTGAAATCTTTTGGGTGATTGGATTAAAACACGCGGAAGCACCACTTCAATGGGCTGGTGTTGCTCTATTAATTACAATTAGTTTCGTCTTATTATTTAGAGCTTATAAAGATTTACCTGTCGGCACTGTATACGCAGTCTTTACAGGTATTGGAGCTGGTGGAATCGTTCTTACTGAGATTTTCGTTTTCGGAGAACCTTTCTCTATCGTAAAAGTTTTATTAATCGGTTTAATCTTCTTCGGAGTAATTGGTTTAAAACGAGTAACAGAAGAAAAAGAAGCGAAGGAGGCCGCATAA
- a CDS encoding DMT family transporter has translation MAWVFLILAGICEIIGVLFMKVATEKKGWAPKVILIANFGVSFFFLSLAMNTLPMGTAYAIWTGIGTAGSALLGILIFRESADWRRLAFLSCILCGAVGLKLLS, from the coding sequence ATGGCTTGGGTATTTTTAATTCTAGCTGGTATTTGTGAAATTATTGGTGTACTCTTTATGAAAGTAGCCACTGAAAAGAAAGGCTGGGCACCAAAAGTTATCTTAATCGCTAACTTCGGCGTAAGCTTCTTCTTCTTATCCCTTGCGATGAACACATTACCGATGGGAACTGCTTACGCGATTTGGACTGGAATCGGAACTGCCGGAAGTGCACTTCTAGGCATTCTCATTTTCCGAGAATCAGCGGATTGGCGTCGTCTTGCTTTCTTAAGCTGCATTCTATGCGGCGCTGTTGGCTTAAAACTATTAAGCTAA